The Selenomonas sp. AB3002 genome contains a region encoding:
- the csrA gene encoding carbon storage regulator CsrA gives MLVLTRKPRQQIMIGDDVVINVVEVQGENVRLAIDAPREIKIYRGEIYRAIQEENQKAATPVPKNLDFSAVMPPRES, from the coding sequence ATGTTAGTTCTTACACGCAAACCGAGACAGCAGATTATGATAGGTGATGACGTTGTCATCAATGTGGTAGAAGTGCAGGGCGAGAATGTCCGACTGGCCATCGATGCGCCGCGTGAGATCAAGATTTACCGCGGGGAAATCTACCGTGCCATCCAGGAGGAAAACCAGAAGGCAGCTACTCCGGTGCCCAAGAATCTGGATTTCAGCGCAGTGATGCCGCCGCGTGAATCCTAA
- a CDS encoding DUF6470 family protein: protein MLRLNIRQTYTQIGIRTQPSTLATHYKPAEAHTEYVAPRSNMGITQPKLDINSYPSRHSYGHSTCDDLTKAAGQRGLQDLQAAIKRHNHEGLAMANSGAKRGHDEIAAQAKQHIAQEISKRRIIVAQHIPNPEIHYTPGQLVGTPDPGKYDWTVDADYKADVNFTPAKAETYIAQQGSVRQWVTEGKYDIYA from the coding sequence ATGTTGCGATTGAATATCCGTCAGACCTACACACAGATAGGAATTCGCACGCAACCGTCCACACTCGCAACGCATTACAAACCGGCCGAAGCCCACACGGAGTATGTGGCGCCCAGGTCGAACATGGGGATTACTCAGCCAAAGCTTGATATCAACAGCTATCCCAGCCGCCACTCATACGGTCATAGCACCTGCGATGACCTGACCAAGGCGGCTGGGCAGCGTGGCTTACAGGACTTGCAGGCGGCCATCAAGCGCCACAATCACGAAGGCCTGGCCATGGCCAACAGTGGCGCCAAGCGCGGCCATGACGAGATAGCCGCTCAGGCCAAGCAGCACATCGCCCAGGAAATCAGCAAGAGGCGCATCATAGTGGCTCAGCACATACCAAATCCCGAGATTCATTACACACCAGGCCAGCTGGTGGGAACACCTGATCCGGGCAAGTATGACTGGACGGTGGATGCTGATTACAAGGCAGATGTGAACTTTACTCCTGCCAAGGCTGAGACCTATATTGCGCAGCAGGGAAGCGTGCGGCAGTGGGTCACCGAGGGAAAATATGATATCTATGCTTGA
- a CDS encoding flagellin: MAMVVKNNMSAINTLNTLNQNSSALSKSLAKVSSGMKINGAADDASGYAISERMRVQIRGLDQANANTQNGSSMMKTAEGAVSSTVDILKTLKEKVISAANDDKTDADRQAIQKELDQSIDQINDNANITYNGKYLVDGSHNNKIDTATTTSFTNQSLNESTKGSTEFTAMTDRNGNSLNIQSDDTVSISFVKQGKTYTTSLQASSANMQSLIQEANLASFKQQLVEKGYDFSNSTVKSDWASLTTAYKSNVSAYITELNKADTQATPTGKISAINNAISTKKESAMSATFGTLTLKASIDYNVGNDTIIGKDTAGDTVYTADRSNGITIRAAATGVSAQVSGITLSVSNTKGAVQKSVNAALDNFSETIRAQNVSKDNAITLQVGTKANQSIRVGLTDMRAEALGLQSSNGETLNVSTQKNANAAINVLDNAIQKALDQQTTIGAIESRLEYTSTNLTTSSQNVQASESTIRDADMAKEMTNYTKNNVLLQAAQSMLAQANQSSSSVLSLLQ; the protein is encoded by the coding sequence ATGGCAATGGTAGTAAAGAACAACATGTCGGCAATCAATACTCTGAACACCTTGAACCAGAACAGCTCGGCTCTGTCCAAGAGCTTGGCTAAGGTTTCTTCCGGCATGAAGATTAACGGCGCAGCTGATGATGCATCCGGGTACGCAATATCCGAGCGCATGAGAGTCCAGATTCGTGGTCTCGACCAGGCAAACGCCAACACCCAGAACGGCAGTTCTATGATGAAGACCGCTGAAGGTGCTGTAAGCTCCACTGTTGACATCCTCAAGACGTTGAAGGAAAAAGTCATCAGCGCAGCCAACGATGATAAGACCGATGCAGACCGCCAAGCTATCCAGAAAGAGCTTGACCAGTCCATCGACCAGATTAACGACAATGCAAACATCACCTACAACGGCAAGTATCTGGTAGACGGCAGCCACAACAACAAGATTGACACTGCTACCACCACTTCTTTCACCAACCAGTCCCTTAACGAGAGTACCAAGGGGAGCACCGAGTTCACCGCTATGACTGACCGCAATGGCAACAGCTTGAACATTCAGTCTGATGATACGGTGTCCATCTCCTTCGTGAAGCAGGGCAAGACCTATACAACTTCTCTCCAGGCTTCTAGTGCAAATATGCAGAGCTTGATTCAGGAAGCCAACTTGGCATCGTTCAAGCAGCAACTGGTTGAGAAGGGGTATGACTTCTCCAATTCTACTGTTAAGAGCGATTGGGCTTCACTGACTACTGCCTACAAGTCTAATGTTAGTGCTTATATTACTGAATTGAACAAGGCCGATACTCAGGCTACTCCAACCGGTAAGATTAGTGCTATTAACAATGCAATCTCCACTAAGAAGGAGAGTGCTATGTCGGCCACCTTTGGTACGCTTACTCTTAAGGCGTCCATAGATTACAACGTTGGTAATGACACTATTATTGGTAAGGATACTGCAGGTGACACCGTTTACACGGCAGACCGTAGCAATGGTATCACTATTCGTGCAGCAGCGACTGGCGTTTCTGCTCAGGTCTCTGGTATTACTCTTAGTGTCAGCAACACCAAGGGTGCAGTCCAGAAGAGCGTCAACGCAGCTCTGGATAACTTCTCTGAGACTATCCGTGCTCAGAATGTTTCCAAGGACAATGCCATCACCTTGCAGGTGGGCACCAAAGCCAACCAGTCCATCCGCGTAGGTCTCACCGATATGCGTGCTGAGGCTCTCGGCCTCCAGAGCAGCAACGGTGAAACCCTGAACGTTTCTACTCAGAAGAACGCCAACGCAGCTATCAACGTGCTGGACAACGCTATCCAGAAGGCTCTCGATCAGCAGACCACCATCGGCGCTATCGAGTCCCGCCTCGAATACACCAGCACCAACCTGACGACTTCCAGCCAGAACGTCCAGGCATCCGAGTCCACCATCCGCGACGCAGATATGGCCAAGGAAATGACGAACTACACGAAGAACAACGTTCTTCTGCAGGCCGCTCAGTCCATGCTGGCCCAGGCCAACCAGAGCAGCAGTTCGGTTCTGTCCCTGCTCCAGTAA
- the fliD gene encoding flagellar filament capping protein FliD produces MSATGIYGLSGSGIDVDSMVKVGMLTKQNEYDRMYKKEVRQEWTKEAYANLYSDLTTFTTSTMSKYKMSATLNPQTVSSSNSAAATATANADAAAMTHYVDVQSMSSNAYLLTGNEGIERLDGDDKKGSLYLKDIVDITNMDRDGLSFTVSDGQKDATITITKEELGRQTLNDLVSAFNGAGLGLKASYDATNDSFTLYNNTGGKENGIYMKSNDGYSKQLLNSLNLHTVSVNAEGESSLSGNALTFDGYAGGPTTETEDVAIGGNIGYNAEKNTYTGVNVNGTTGDIVIGTDGSTFTFKAGEKSYSGTYSGDISTGMAFNLDFGSSVNGDKMEDVSYTFTLKQNGDKYQPEPETGTKTITSHKLSGAAGEDATVVIDGKEYKTNTNKLTVSNVTYTFAGTGKSTMTVSQDTEKVVENVKAFVDDYNKLLDKLNDMYNEQKYSDYDVLTESQKKGMTEEQIEKWEEKAKSGLMHRNEYVGRLISDLREAIYTPVESVDGKYKTMMSLGIESKTDRGHLKIDEDKLRKVIAEDPDIVYQMMGNLDKDDDYSKNGVVQRVSDVANKAMKSIKSYAGTSTEVADGSSLGKLIQDMQQKMSNFKVMMNAFESALYKRYDKMESAIQKLGMQLGYITGGQ; encoded by the coding sequence ATGAGTGCAACAGGTATCTATGGTCTCTCAGGCTCCGGCATCGATGTCGACTCCATGGTAAAAGTCGGCATGCTGACCAAGCAAAATGAGTATGACCGCATGTACAAAAAGGAAGTCCGGCAGGAGTGGACGAAGGAAGCCTACGCCAACCTCTACTCAGACCTCACCACCTTCACCACCTCTACCATGTCGAAGTACAAGATGTCTGCGACTTTGAATCCCCAGACGGTGAGTTCCAGCAACTCTGCAGCTGCCACCGCCACGGCAAACGCCGATGCGGCGGCTATGACACACTATGTGGATGTCCAGAGCATGTCCTCAAATGCTTATCTGCTGACAGGCAATGAGGGCATTGAACGTCTTGATGGCGATGATAAGAAGGGCAGCCTTTATCTTAAGGATATAGTAGATATCACAAATATGGATCGCGACGGTCTTAGTTTCACCGTCAGCGATGGTCAGAAGGATGCCACCATTACCATCACCAAGGAAGAGCTGGGTAGACAGACTCTCAATGACCTGGTTTCTGCTTTCAACGGCGCGGGATTGGGGCTTAAGGCGAGTTACGATGCTACCAACGACTCTTTCACTTTATACAATAACACCGGTGGCAAGGAAAATGGCATCTATATGAAGTCTAATGATGGCTATTCGAAGCAGTTGCTAAATAGCCTGAATCTGCACACGGTGAGTGTGAATGCCGAAGGTGAAAGTTCTCTTAGTGGCAATGCCCTGACCTTCGATGGCTATGCGGGTGGACCTACGACGGAAACTGAAGATGTGGCAATAGGTGGAAATATCGGCTACAATGCAGAGAAAAACACCTATACAGGGGTCAACGTAAACGGTACCACAGGCGATATCGTCATAGGCACGGATGGCAGTACATTCACATTTAAGGCAGGCGAAAAGAGTTATAGCGGCACTTACAGTGGGGATATATCCACGGGGATGGCATTTAACCTTGACTTTGGCAGCTCTGTCAATGGCGACAAGATGGAAGATGTGTCTTACACATTTACCTTGAAGCAGAATGGTGACAAGTATCAGCCTGAGCCTGAGACCGGCACTAAGACCATTACGTCACATAAGCTTAGTGGCGCAGCGGGGGAAGATGCCACTGTCGTGATTGATGGCAAGGAGTACAAAACTAATACTAATAAGTTGACTGTCAGCAATGTTACCTATACTTTCGCAGGTACTGGCAAGTCCACCATGACTGTTTCTCAGGATACTGAGAAAGTCGTTGAAAATGTCAAGGCTTTTGTAGATGACTACAACAAGCTATTGGACAAGCTCAATGATATGTACAATGAGCAGAAGTACTCCGACTACGATGTGCTCACCGAGTCCCAGAAGAAGGGCATGACGGAGGAGCAGATTGAGAAGTGGGAGGAAAAGGCCAAGAGCGGGCTCATGCACCGCAATGAGTATGTGGGCAGGCTTATCAGCGACCTGCGCGAGGCCATCTACACCCCAGTGGAATCTGTAGACGGCAAGTACAAGACTATGATGTCCCTGGGGATAGAGTCCAAGACTGATAGAGGTCATCTGAAGATTGACGAGGACAAGCTGAGGAAAGTCATCGCGGAAGACCCGGACATCGTTTATCAGATGATGGGCAATCTGGACAAGGATGATGACTACAGCAAGAATGGCGTAGTCCAGCGCGTCAGCGATGTGGCCAATAAGGCCATGAAGTCCATCAAGTCCTACGCCGGCACTTCCACGGAAGTGGCAGACGGCAGCTCCCTGGGCAAGCTGATTCAGGACATGCAGCAGAAGATGAGCAATTTCAAGGTCATGATGAATGCCTTTGAAAGCGCCCTGTATAAGAGATACGACAAGATGGAGTCCGCCATCCAGAAACTTGGCATGCAGCTGGGGTATATCACTGGCGGACAGTAA
- a CDS encoding glycosyltransferase, with the protein MEQDERKIEVLYALVDKKGTYSKLAGTSICSLFENTKEKVRIHLFHDGSIKGKNKLNFEKLALDYKQEIVLYNVRKLLPKVWKEAEKIKKEAIRDARFTEATLYRLLAPEILSSNISRLIYIDADTIVHIDIKKLWEEKIGENGMAAVRENDLLMQYGMHGTGVGEELQKLLDYWESLGEKIDECFNAGILLMDLDKIRPMGNLLLKGLKVALNCDADNNFYDQNILNFYFARKVTPLPWYYNILQHWEREFKGPREVEGIYHYMGRSLKMDEHDVRDTLYYDYFLKTPWANGKFLCSFYHKMEEIYLWRTSQKIISLRKIIGSLAKKKLVLAVSDEKKYLVSHLITKPEDFDYHIEEAANLNPKIRDGKTVVKKSNVRAKKQGKFIIPDDVCYYPLGEEGRFNLNLPYDVDEYYYLFFVNNYVELKVMLEQAGLEEEGNYMDGNIFIEDTPGTGGLTNPTKLFEML; encoded by the coding sequence ATGGAACAAGATGAAAGAAAAATAGAAGTGCTTTATGCATTGGTGGACAAGAAAGGTACTTATAGTAAACTAGCAGGGACTTCAATATGTTCATTGTTTGAAAATACAAAAGAAAAGGTTCGTATACATTTGTTTCATGATGGGAGCATAAAAGGAAAAAACAAATTAAACTTTGAAAAATTAGCATTGGATTATAAGCAAGAGATTGTTTTATACAATGTAAGAAAGTTATTGCCGAAAGTGTGGAAAGAAGCAGAAAAAATCAAGAAAGAAGCTATAAGGGATGCTAGATTTACAGAGGCAACGCTGTATAGACTTCTTGCACCAGAAATATTATCGAGTAATATCTCACGTTTGATTTATATTGATGCAGATACTATAGTGCATATTGATATAAAGAAACTTTGGGAGGAAAAAATTGGTGAAAATGGCATGGCGGCTGTTAGAGAGAATGATTTATTGATGCAGTACGGTATGCACGGTACAGGGGTTGGAGAAGAACTGCAGAAATTATTGGATTATTGGGAAAGTCTGGGGGAGAAAATTGATGAATGTTTTAATGCAGGAATTCTCTTGATGGATTTGGATAAAATACGACCTATGGGTAATTTACTGCTAAAAGGATTGAAGGTTGCATTGAATTGCGATGCTGATAATAATTTCTATGATCAGAATATCTTGAACTTTTATTTTGCTAGAAAAGTGACACCTTTGCCATGGTACTATAATATTCTTCAGCATTGGGAGAGGGAATTTAAAGGACCGAGGGAAGTCGAGGGTATATATCATTATATGGGTAGAAGCCTTAAGATGGATGAACATGATGTAAGAGATACATTGTACTATGATTATTTTTTGAAAACTCCTTGGGCAAACGGCAAATTTTTATGCAGTTTTTATCATAAGATGGAAGAAATATATTTGTGGCGTACATCTCAAAAAATAATTTCATTGCGGAAAATTATAGGTTCGCTGGCAAAGAAGAAACTGGTTTTAGCGGTGAGTGATGAAAAGAAATATTTGGTCAGTCATTTGATAACAAAACCGGAAGACTTCGATTATCATATAGAGGAAGCGGCTAATTTGAATCCCAAAATAAGAGACGGGAAAACAGTAGTGAAAAAGAGTAATGTTAGGGCAAAAAAACAAGGCAAATTTATAATTCCAGATGATGTCTGTTATTATCCATTAGGAGAAGAGGGGCGTTTTAATCTCAATTTGCCGTATGATGTTGATGAGTACTATTACCTCTTTTTTGTCAATAATTATGTGGAATTGAAGGTTATGTTGGAACAGGCTGGGTTGGAAGAAGAAGGAAATTATATGGATGGTAATATATTTATTGAAGATACACCAGGAACAGGTGGTCTCACAAATCCTACCAAATTGTTTGAGATGCTGTGA
- the fliS gene encoding flagellar export chaperone FliS — MVNAAEAYRRQQIMTATPEALTLMLYNGCLKFINEGTEAIERKDYEQANISLQKAQNIISEFRITLNMDYEISHQLMPLYNYCYDRLVEGNLKNDTKQIGEAKDIITELRDAWAQAMKKARQEKQPQKAAGGAGYVG; from the coding sequence ATGGTAAATGCAGCTGAAGCCTATCGCAGGCAGCAGATCATGACCGCAACGCCGGAGGCGTTGACACTTATGCTTTACAACGGGTGCCTGAAGTTTATCAACGAAGGCACCGAAGCAATTGAACGCAAGGACTATGAACAGGCAAATATCTCGCTGCAGAAAGCGCAGAATATCATCTCCGAGTTCCGCATCACTTTGAACATGGATTACGAGATATCTCATCAGCTTATGCCCCTGTACAACTACTGCTATGACAGACTGGTAGAGGGCAACCTCAAGAATGACACCAAGCAGATAGGGGAGGCCAAGGATATCATCACAGAGCTGAGGGATGCCTGGGCACAGGCCATGAAGAAAGCCCGCCAGGAAAAGCAGCCCCAGAAGGCAGCCGGAGGCGCAGGCTATGTCGGGTGA
- the fliW gene encoding flagellar assembly protein FliW: protein MRKVDTLRFGTIEIEEEKITHFSHGIPAFEEEKEFVIIPYDSESPYLFMQSLSTPDLAFLITMPFLFFPDYEFELDDATQKELGIKDQEEMLIYVIITIPQGRIEDMTANLTAPVVLNKKTMQAKQVVLEKGGYTTKHRLFPEKKK, encoded by the coding sequence ATGAGAAAAGTCGATACCCTGCGTTTTGGAACTATTGAGATTGAGGAAGAGAAGATCACCCATTTCTCCCATGGCATACCTGCCTTTGAGGAGGAAAAGGAATTTGTCATCATTCCCTATGACAGTGAAAGTCCATATCTGTTCATGCAGTCGCTTTCTACTCCGGATCTGGCCTTCCTCATCACCATGCCCTTCTTGTTCTTCCCGGACTATGAGTTTGAGTTGGACGATGCCACGCAAAAGGAGCTGGGCATCAAGGATCAGGAAGAGATGCTCATCTATGTGATCATCACCATTCCCCAGGGCAGGATTGAGGACATGACCGCCAATCTCACGGCTCCGGTGGTTCTCAACAAGAAGACCATGCAGGCCAAGCAGGTAGTGCTGGAGAAAGGCGGTTACACCACCAAGCACAGACTGTTCCCCGAAAAGAAAAAGTAA
- a CDS encoding flagellin, protein MAMVVKNNMSAINTLNTLNTNSTALSKSLAKVSSGMKINGAADDASGYAISERMRVQIRGLDQANANTQNGSSMMKTAEGAVSSTVDILKTLKEKVISAANDDKTDADRQAIQKELDQSIDQINDNANITYNGKYLVDGSHNNKIDTATTTSFTNQSLNESTKGSTQFTAMTDRNGNSLNIQSDDTVSISFVKQGKTYTTSLQASGANMQSLIQEANLASFKQQLIEKGYDFSNSSVISAWETTASNYKTAVSTYVSNLNLADSQATPANKISAINSAINATTGGKASAMSATFTIGGSSVALKASIDYNIGNDTIIGKDTAGDTVYTADRSNGITVRAAATGVSAQISGITLSVSNTKGAVQKSVNAALDNFSETIRAQNVSKDNAITLQVGTKANQSIRVGLTDMRAEALGLQSSNGETLNVSTQKNANAAINVLDNAIQKALDQQTTIGAIESRLEYTSTNLTTSSQNVQASESTIRDADMAKEMTNYTKNNVLLQAAQSMLAQANQSSSSVLSLLQ, encoded by the coding sequence ATGGCAATGGTAGTAAAGAACAACATGTCGGCAATCAACACTCTGAATACCTTGAACACCAACAGCACGGCTCTCAGCAAGAGCCTGGCAAAGGTATCTTCCGGCATGAAAATCAACGGCGCAGCTGACGATGCATCCGGGTACGCAATATCCGAGCGTATGAGAGTCCAGATCCGTGGTCTCGACCAGGCTAACGCCAACACCCAGAACGGCAGTTCTATGATGAAGACCGCTGAAGGTGCTGTAAGCTCCACTGTTGACATCCTCAAGACGTTGAAGGAAAAAGTCATCAGCGCAGCCAACGATGATAAGACCGATGCAGACCGTCAGGCCATCCAGAAAGAGCTTGACCAGTCCATCGACCAGATCAACGACAATGCCAACATCACCTACAACGGCAAGTATCTGGTAGACGGCTCTCACAACAACAAGATTGATACCGCCACCACTACTTCCTTTACTAACCAGTCTCTGAACGAGAGCACTAAGGGAAGCACCCAGTTCACCGCCATGACTGACCGTAATGGCAACAGCCTGAACATCCAGTCTGATGACACGGTGTCCATCTCGTTCGTGAAGCAGGGCAAGACTTACACAACTTCTCTCCAGGCTTCTGGTGCCAATATGCAGAGCCTGATTCAGGAAGCTAACTTGGCATCGTTCAAGCAGCAACTGATTGAGAAGGGGTATGACTTCTCCAATTCTTCGGTTATTTCTGCTTGGGAGACAACGGCTTCCAACTATAAGACGGCTGTTTCGACGTATGTATCGAATTTGAATTTGGCGGACTCTCAGGCTACGCCGGCAAATAAGATTTCTGCAATTAACAGTGCTATCAATGCAACTACTGGCGGTAAGGCCTCTGCTATGAGTGCAACCTTTACTATCGGTGGTTCGTCTGTTGCCCTCAAGGCATCCATTGACTATAATATCGGTAATGACACTATTATTGGTAAGGATACTGCAGGTGACACCGTTTACACGGCAGATCGTAGCAATGGTATCACTGTTCGTGCAGCGGCGACCGGTGTTTCTGCTCAGATTTCTGGCATTACCCTCAGTGTCAGCAACACCAAGGGCGCCGTCCAGAAGAGTGTCAACGCAGCTTTGGATAACTTCTCCGAGACCATCCGTGCTCAGAATGTTTCCAAGGATAACGCCATCACTCTGCAGGTAGGCACCAAGGCCAACCAGTCCATCCGTGTGGGTCTCACTGATATGCGCGCTGAGGCATTGGGACTGCAGAGTAGCAACGGTGAAACCTTGAACGTTTCTACCCAGAAGAATGCAAACGCTGCTATCAACGTGCTGGATAATGCTATCCAGAAAGCTCTGGATCAGCAGACCACTATCGGTGCTATCGAGTCTCGTCTTGAGTATACCAGCACCAACCTGACGACTTCCAGCCAGAACGTCCAGGCATCCGAGTCCACCATCCGCGACGCAGATATGGCCAAGGAAATGACGAACTACACGAAGAACAACGTTCTTCTGCAGGCCGCTCAGTCCATGCTGGCCCAGGCCAACCAGAGCAGCAGTTCGGTTCTGTCCCTGCTCCAGTAA
- a CDS encoding flagellar protein FlaG, with protein MIGKVNDMVSGAVVIGSMTQDYAAGTAAQRQQDQGGASAAPVDELQKAKQEEGMNVQETVEANAQKKEEPKDEDMQEMIKELNELMSRINCNLEFSYHKEVNVMSVKMIDKSTHEVIKELPPEEMIDNMIQAKDWIGAFLDKNA; from the coding sequence ATGATTGGGAAAGTCAATGATATGGTATCCGGTGCGGTGGTAATCGGTTCCATGACCCAGGACTATGCTGCTGGGACGGCAGCGCAGCGCCAACAGGATCAAGGCGGCGCATCAGCGGCTCCTGTAGATGAACTGCAGAAGGCTAAGCAAGAAGAAGGCATGAATGTACAGGAAACTGTAGAGGCCAATGCCCAGAAGAAAGAGGAACCCAAAGATGAAGATATGCAGGAGATGATCAAGGAGCTCAACGAGCTAATGAGCCGCATCAACTGCAATCTGGAATTCAGCTATCACAAAGAAGTGAACGTCATGTCCGTCAAGATGATTGACAAGTCCACCCATGAAGTCATCAAGGAACTTCCTCCGGAAGAGATGATTGACAACATGATTCAGGCCAAGGACTGGATAGGAGCGTTCCTCGACAAGAATGCCTGA
- a CDS encoding flagellar protein FliT: MSGEQEVQAKRDWELYRTLTHELIKFMDKEDIEEFLQLVDQREVLVDRMKENPACDAYRDTPECQALIEEVVPLDRQIMYKAKSWLNKSRRQNAAVRSYDLTAPKFGVVGNILNKKM, encoded by the coding sequence ATGTCGGGTGAGCAGGAAGTGCAGGCCAAAAGGGATTGGGAGCTTTATAGGACGCTCACCCATGAGCTGATAAAGTTCATGGACAAGGAAGATATAGAAGAATTCCTCCAGCTGGTGGACCAGCGGGAGGTACTGGTGGACCGCATGAAGGAAAACCCTGCCTGCGATGCTTATCGTGATACTCCGGAGTGCCAGGCTCTCATTGAGGAAGTGGTGCCCCTGGACCGCCAGATCATGTATAAGGCTAAGTCCTGGCTCAATAAGAGTCGCCGCCAAAACGCCGCTGTCCGCTCCTACGACCTGACGGCTCCAAAGTTCGGTGTGGTGGGGAATATACTGAACAAGAAGATGTAA
- a CDS encoding flagellin, whose protein sequence is MAMVVKNNMSAINTLNTLNTNSSALSKSLAKVSSGMKINGAADDASGYAISERMRVQIRGLDQANANTQNGSSMMKTAEGAVSSTVDILKTLKEKVISAANDDKTDADRQAIQKELDQSIDQINDNANITYNGKYLVDGSHNNKIDTATTTSFTNQSLNESTKGSTQFTAMTDRNGNSLNIQSDDTVSISFVKQGKTYTTSLQASGANMQSLIQEANLASFKQQLIEKGYDFSNSTVKSDWASLTTAYKSNVSAYVAELNKADTQATPTGKISAINNAISTKKESAMSATFGTLTLKASIDYNIGNDTIIGKDTAGDTVYTADRSNGITVRAATTGVSAQVSGITLSVSNTKGAVQKSVNAALDNFSETIRAQNVSKDNAITLQVGTKANQSIRVGLTDMRAEALGLQSSNGETLNVSTQKNANAAINVLDNAIQKALDQQTTIGAIESRLEYTSTNLTTSSQNVQASESTIRDADMAKEMTNYTRNNVLLQAAQSMLAQANQSSSSVLSLLQ, encoded by the coding sequence ATGGCAATGGTAGTAAAGAACAACATGTCGGCAATCAACACTCTGAATACCTTGAACACCAATAGCTCGGCTCTTTCCAAGAGTCTGGCAAAGGTATCTTCCGGCATGAAGATTAACGGCGCAGCTGATGACGCATCCGGGTACGCAATATCCGAGCGCATGAGAGTCCAGATCCGTGGCCTCGACCAGGCTAACGCCAACACCCAGAACGGCAGTTCTATGATGAAGACCGCTGAAGGTGCTGTAAGCTCCACTGTTGACATCCTCAAGACGTTGAAGGAAAAAGTCATCAGCGCAGCCAACGATGATAAGACTGATGCAGACCGTCAGGCTATCCAGAAAGAGCTTGACCAGTCCATCGACCAGATCAACGACAATGCCAACATCACCTACAACGGCAAGTATCTGGTAGACGGCTCTCACAACAACAAGATTGATACCGCCACCACTACTTCCTTTACTAACCAGTCTCTGAACGAGAGCACTAAGGGAAGCACCCAGTTCACCGCCATGACTGACCGTAATGGCAACAGCCTGAACATCCAGTCTGATGACACGGTGTCCATCTCGTTCGTGAAGCAGGGCAAGACTTACACAACTTCTCTCCAGGCTTCTGGTGCCAATATGCAGAGCCTGATTCAGGAAGCTAACCTGGCATCGTTCAAGCAACAACTGATTGAGAAGGGGTATGACTTCTCCAATTCTACTGTCAAGAGTGATTGGGCTTCACTGACTACTGCCTACAAGTCTAATGTTAGTGCTTATGTTGCTGAATTGAACAAGGCTGATACTCAGGCTACTCCGACCGGTAAGATTAGTGCTATTAACAATGCAATCTCCACTAAGAAGGAGAGTGCTATGTCGGCCACCTTTGGTACACTTACTCTTAAGGCATCCATAGATTACAACATTGGTAATGACACTATCATTGGTAAGGATACTGCAGGTGACACTGTTTACACGGCAGACCGCAGCAATGGTATCACTGTTCGCGCGGCAACGACCGGTGTTTCCGCTCAGGTTTCAGGCATTACCCTTAGTGTCAGCAACACCAAGGGGGCAGTACAGAAGAGTGTGAACGCAGCTTTGGATAACTTCTCTGAGACTATTCGCGCTCAGAACGTGTCCAAGGACAATGCCATCACCTTGCAGGTAGGCACCAAGGCTAACCAGTCCATCCGTGTGGGCTTGACTGATATGCGTGCTGAGGCTTTGGGATTGCAGAGCAGCAACGGTGAAACCTTAAACGTTTCTACCCAGAAGAATGCAAACGCTGCTATCAATGTGCTGGACAATGCTATCCAGAAAGCTCTGGATCAGCAGACCACCATCGGCGCTATCGAGTCCCGTCTCGAATACACCAGCACCAACTTGACGACTTCCAGTCAGAACGTCCAGGCTTCCGAATCCACTATCCGCGACGCAGATATGGCCAAGGAAATGACGAACTACACCAGGAACAACGTCCTGTTGCAGGCAGCTCAGTCCATGCTGGCCCAGGCCAACCAGAGCAGTTCTTCGGTCCTGTCTCTGCTCCAGTAA